The Streptomyces spororaveus genome includes a region encoding these proteins:
- a CDS encoding IS481 family transposase, which produces MVHRNAPLTETGRLRLARCVVDDGWPVRRAAERFQVSHTTAARWATRYRLLGVAGMSDRSSRPHHQPRRTAAEIETEVLRLRREHRIGPLRLAVRCRIAASTAHRILVRNGQPPLAALDRATGEPVRRYERARPGELVHIDVKKLGRIPDGGGHRVLGRAAGSPNKDRRNGAGYAYLHTALDDHTRLAYTEDLPDETAPTCAAFLTRATAWFASLGITVERVLTDNAWAYTKHTWSQTCRDLDIQPRWTRPWRPQTNGKVERFHRTLLEEWAYQKPYTSDRQRQEAFTDWLHWYNYHRPHTGISGQTPASRVTNLSGQHI; this is translated from the coding sequence GTGGTCCACCGTAATGCGCCGCTGACCGAGACCGGGCGACTTCGTCTGGCGCGTTGTGTCGTCGATGACGGCTGGCCCGTGCGCCGGGCGGCAGAGCGTTTCCAGGTCAGCCACACCACCGCGGCCCGCTGGGCCACCCGCTACCGGCTGCTGGGCGTCGCCGGAATGAGTGACCGCTCCAGCCGGCCCCACCACCAGCCCCGCAGGACAGCAGCCGAGATCGAGACGGAAGTGCTCCGCCTCCGGCGGGAACACCGGATCGGTCCACTGCGGCTGGCAGTCCGGTGCCGTATCGCGGCCTCGACCGCCCACCGCATCCTCGTCCGCAACGGCCAGCCGCCCCTGGCGGCTCTGGACCGGGCCACCGGCGAACCCGTCCGCCGCTATGAACGCGCCCGGCCCGGCGAACTCGTCCACATCGATGTCAAGAAGCTCGGCCGGATCCCCGACGGCGGCGGCCACAGAGTCCTCGGCCGGGCCGCCGGCAGCCCGAACAAGGACCGCCGCAACGGCGCCGGATACGCCTACCTCCACACCGCCCTCGACGACCACACCCGACTCGCCTACACCGAAGACCTGCCCGACGAGACCGCCCCGACCTGCGCCGCCTTCCTCACCCGGGCCACCGCCTGGTTCGCGTCCCTGGGCATCACCGTCGAACGGGTCCTGACCGACAACGCCTGGGCCTACACCAAGCACACCTGGAGCCAGACCTGCCGCGATCTGGACATCCAGCCCCGATGGACCAGGCCCTGGCGCCCACAGACCAACGGCAAGGTCGAACGCTTCCACCGCACCCTGCTCGAAGAATGGGCCTACCAGAAGCCCTACACCTCAGACCGGCAGCGCCAGGAAGCTTTCACCGACTGGCTGCACTGGTACAACTACCACCGACCCCACACCGGCATCAGTGGCCAGACACCCGCCAGCCGCGTCACCAACCTGTCCGGACAACACATCTAG
- a CDS encoding alpha/beta fold hydrolase, whose protein sequence is MKLRMFRRRRDRLLAGAAALAVVAGAGTWTAASAAGDTPAVHRGDQVLSMPGARIDTSYFTAGDGAQKRPAVLLGHGFGGSKDDVREQAEHLARDGYAVLTWSARGFGRSEGRIGLNDPEYEVKDVSRLIDWLAARPEVRLDAPGDPRVGVSGASYGGAISLLAAGHDPRVDAIAPQITYWNLADSLFPNGVFKKLWSGIFFTSGSTDGMQQAPPRQRPDASAAPGCGRFQPELCAMYERVAVAGKPDPEARALLEQRSPSAVGDRIKVPTLIVQGQDDSLFPLDQADAMAKAIAANGAPVSVDWAAGGHDGGMRETDRVEARVASWFDRHLKGDEGAGTGPAFRVTRSGGIDSTDGEVTLRGATGDRYPGLESGPREFTLTGPEQTFANPAGGAPPALSSLPGIGGQLAAFGAGLSLDFPGQNARFDSAPLTEDVRITGTPTLTLKVRSTAADGSAVLFGKVYDVGPDGRQQVLPSQLVAPVRVENAQQGTSVRLRLPAIDHSAPAGHRLRLVVAATDLGYASPAAPATYTVAVEGPLAVPVAAEVRTAAAGMPAWIWWLPLGAAALAAALLGIRRTGRGASGAAGPRSGAPRPEAALADVPLEITGLTKRYAKAQDRYAVRDLSFRVEKGQVLGLLGPNGAGKTTTLRMLMGLISPDAGEIRVFGHAVRAGAPVLSRVGAFVEGAGFLPHLTGRANLELYWQATGRPAEDSHMAEALEIAGLGDALERAVRTYSQGMRQRLAIAQAMLGMPDLLILDEPTNGLDPPQIREMRDVMIRYAAGGRTVIVSSHLLSEVEQSCTHLVVMDRGQRVAAGEVAEITGGGDTLLVTLAEPVDEVSVEKVAALEGVGSVVAADDGLLVRLEGATAAGLIAELVRLEVPVSGVGPHRRLEDAFLTLIGGAA, encoded by the coding sequence ATGAAGCTGCGAATGTTCCGGCGCCGTCGCGACCGCCTGCTGGCCGGCGCCGCCGCGCTCGCCGTCGTGGCGGGTGCCGGTACGTGGACGGCCGCGTCCGCGGCCGGCGACACGCCCGCGGTGCACCGCGGGGACCAGGTCCTGTCCATGCCCGGCGCCCGGATCGACACCTCCTACTTCACGGCGGGCGACGGTGCGCAAAAACGTCCCGCCGTGCTCCTCGGGCACGGTTTCGGCGGCAGCAAGGACGATGTCCGCGAGCAGGCCGAGCACCTCGCCCGCGACGGGTACGCCGTCCTGACCTGGTCGGCGCGCGGCTTCGGCCGCTCCGAGGGCCGGATCGGCCTCAACGACCCCGAGTACGAGGTCAAGGACGTCTCCCGGCTCATCGACTGGCTCGCGGCCCGGCCCGAGGTCCGGCTCGACGCGCCCGGCGATCCGCGCGTCGGCGTCTCCGGGGCCTCCTACGGCGGCGCGATCTCGCTGCTCGCGGCCGGTCACGACCCGCGGGTGGACGCGATCGCCCCGCAGATCACCTACTGGAACCTCGCGGACTCCCTCTTCCCGAACGGAGTCTTCAAGAAGCTCTGGTCCGGCATCTTCTTCACCAGCGGCTCGACCGACGGGATGCAGCAGGCCCCGCCCCGGCAGCGGCCGGACGCCTCGGCCGCGCCCGGCTGTGGACGGTTCCAGCCCGAGCTCTGCGCCATGTACGAACGCGTCGCGGTGGCGGGCAAGCCCGATCCCGAGGCCCGCGCCCTGCTGGAACAGCGCAGTCCGTCGGCCGTCGGCGACCGGATCAAGGTGCCGACCCTGATCGTCCAGGGCCAGGACGACTCCCTCTTCCCGCTGGACCAGGCCGATGCCATGGCCAAGGCCATCGCGGCGAACGGCGCGCCCGTCTCCGTCGACTGGGCGGCCGGCGGACACGACGGCGGGATGCGCGAGACCGACCGGGTCGAGGCCCGGGTGGCCTCCTGGTTCGACCGCCACCTCAAGGGGGACGAGGGCGCCGGCACCGGCCCGGCGTTCCGCGTCACCCGCTCCGGAGGCATCGACTCCACCGACGGCGAGGTCACCCTGCGCGGCGCGACCGGCGACCGGTACCCCGGGCTGGAATCCGGCCCGCGGGAGTTCACCCTGACGGGGCCGGAGCAGACGTTCGCCAATCCGGCGGGCGGCGCACCTCCCGCGCTGTCCTCGCTGCCGGGCATCGGTGGGCAGCTCGCCGCCTTCGGGGCCGGGCTCTCGCTGGACTTCCCCGGCCAGAACGCCCGGTTCGACTCGGCGCCGCTGACCGAGGACGTACGGATCACCGGCACCCCGACCCTCACCCTGAAGGTGAGGTCGACGGCCGCGGACGGCTCGGCCGTCCTCTTCGGCAAGGTGTACGACGTGGGGCCCGACGGCCGGCAGCAGGTGCTGCCGAGCCAGCTGGTCGCCCCGGTGCGGGTGGAGAACGCCCAGCAGGGTACGAGCGTGCGGCTGCGGCTGCCCGCGATCGACCACTCAGCCCCGGCCGGACACCGGCTTCGGCTGGTGGTCGCCGCGACCGACCTCGGCTACGCGAGCCCGGCCGCGCCCGCCACCTACACCGTCGCCGTGGAGGGCCCCCTGGCCGTGCCCGTCGCCGCGGAGGTACGGACCGCCGCGGCCGGGATGCCCGCCTGGATCTGGTGGCTGCCGCTGGGCGCCGCGGCCCTGGCCGCGGCGCTGCTCGGGATCCGGCGGACCGGCCGGGGGGCTTCCGGAGCCGCGGGCCCGCGGTCGGGCGCGCCGCGGCCGGAGGCCGCACTGGCCGACGTACCCCTGGAGATCACGGGACTGACGAAGCGGTACGCGAAGGCGCAGGACCGGTACGCGGTGCGGGACCTGTCCTTCCGCGTCGAGAAGGGGCAGGTGCTGGGACTGCTCGGGCCCAACGGCGCCGGCAAGACCACCACCCTGCGGATGCTGATGGGGCTGATCTCGCCGGACGCCGGGGAGATCCGGGTGTTCGGGCACGCGGTACGGGCCGGGGCGCCCGTGCTGTCCCGGGTCGGCGCCTTCGTGGAGGGCGCCGGATTCCTCCCGCACCTGACGGGCCGCGCCAATCTGGAGCTGTACTGGCAGGCCACCGGCCGCCCGGCCGAGGACTCGCACATGGCGGAGGCCCTGGAGATCGCCGGACTCGGCGACGCGCTGGAACGCGCGGTACGCACGTACTCGCAGGGCATGCGCCAGCGGCTCGCGATCGCGCAGGCCATGCTCGGGATGCCGGACCTGCTGATCCTCGACGAGCCGACGAACGGTCTGGACCCGCCGCAGATCCGCGAGATGCGGGACGTGATGATCCGCTACGCCGCGGGCGGGCGGACGGTCATCGTCTCCAGCCACCTGCTGTCGGAGGTGGAGCAGTCCTGTACGCACCTGGTGGTCATGGACCGCGGGCAGCGGGTCGCGGCGGGCGAGGTCGCGGAGATCACCGGTGGCGGGGACACCCTGCTGGTGACCCTGGCGGAGCCGGTGGACGAGGTGAGCGTCGAGAAGGTGGCGGCGCTGGAGGGAGTGGGTTCCGTGGTGGCCGCCGATGACGGGCTGCTCGTACGGCTCGAAGGCG